A single Campylobacter concisus DNA region contains:
- a CDS encoding thiamine phosphate synthase: MFKILCVADFESYDGDDFLKRIQLLCKAGVDEILLRAKGLDEAHFYDLARVVAQICENYRKKFIINQFFDVAYKLKSDFWLTSAQLDFFKNHSIFLDEFKKTAKIYAPAHDLEQAKISASIADVLVASHIFATSCKPNLESKGVSFISELKSFNKEIYALGGLNSENYKESIKAGASGVCFMSLAINSDIELIKKIVKSKNEQI; encoded by the coding sequence ATGTTTAAGATTCTCTGCGTGGCCGACTTTGAAAGCTATGATGGCGATGACTTTTTAAAGAGGATACAGCTACTTTGCAAGGCTGGCGTGGATGAAATTTTACTTCGTGCAAAGGGACTAGACGAGGCTCATTTTTATGATCTTGCTAGGGTTGTGGCTCAAATTTGTGAAAACTACCGCAAAAAATTTATCATTAATCAATTTTTTGACGTAGCTTACAAGCTAAAAAGTGACTTTTGGCTCACTTCAGCACAGCTTGACTTTTTTAAAAATCACAGCATTTTTTTAGATGAATTTAAAAAAACAGCTAAAATTTATGCCCCAGCTCACGACCTAGAGCAGGCTAAAATTTCAGCCTCTATCGCTGATGTGCTGGTTGCTTCTCATATATTTGCCACCTCTTGCAAGCCAAATTTAGAGTCAAAAGGGGTAAGTTTTATAAGCGAGCTAAAAAGCTTTAATAAAGAAATTTACGCACTTGGCGGACTAAATAGCGAAAACTATAAAGAGAGTATAAAAGCTGGAGCAAGTGGCGTTTGTTTTATGAGCCTAGCAATTAATAGCGATATAGAGCTTATAAAAAAGATAGTAAAAAGCAAAAACGAGCAAATTTAG
- a CDS encoding thiamine biosynthesis protein ThiH: MKFTKTDHMQLLPHMEDVGNDIMDEILKERESYKPAIYSEADVKAALNAKHCSLENLKALLSPAAAPFLEQIAQLAQAKTRTNFGSNITLFTPLYIANYCDNLCVYCGFNANNKIKRAKLSNEEITRELREISKSGLEEILILTGESETSSSVAYIANACALAKKFFKVVGVEIYPLNSDGYTLLHKSGVDYVTVFQETYNPTKYEKIHLGGNKRIFPYRLNAQERALLGGMRGVGFAALLGIDDFRLDAFATALHASLVQKKYPHAEIAFSCPRLRPIINNDRINPRDVGERELLQVICAYRIFMPTASITISTREKAKFRDNAVKIATNKISAGVKVSIGAHGEEKKGDEQFEISDDRSVDEIKTMLKANGLEPLMSEYVYV; encoded by the coding sequence ATGAAATTTACTAAAACCGATCACATGCAGCTACTACCTCACATGGAGGATGTTGGCAACGACATTATGGATGAGATTTTAAAAGAGCGCGAGAGCTACAAGCCTGCAATTTACAGCGAAGCTGACGTCAAAGCAGCTCTTAATGCAAAGCACTGCTCACTTGAAAATTTAAAAGCACTACTCTCGCCTGCTGCAGCGCCATTTTTAGAGCAAATAGCCCAGCTAGCCCAAGCAAAAACAAGGACAAATTTTGGCTCAAATATCACACTTTTTACGCCGCTTTACATAGCAAACTACTGCGATAATCTCTGCGTTTATTGCGGATTTAACGCCAATAACAAAATAAAAAGGGCAAAACTAAGCAACGAGGAGATCACGAGAGAGCTAAGAGAAATTTCAAAGAGTGGCTTAGAGGAAATTTTAATCCTAACAGGCGAGAGCGAAACTAGCTCAAGTGTAGCCTATATCGCAAACGCTTGCGCTTTGGCAAAGAAGTTTTTTAAAGTCGTTGGGGTTGAAATTTATCCGCTAAACTCTGATGGCTACACATTGCTTCACAAAAGTGGTGTGGACTACGTGACCGTCTTTCAAGAGACCTATAATCCCACAAAATATGAAAAAATCCACCTTGGCGGCAATAAAAGAATTTTCCCATACCGATTAAACGCGCAAGAGCGAGCGCTTCTTGGAGGCATGAGAGGGGTCGGCTTTGCAGCACTTCTTGGCATAGATGACTTTAGGCTTGATGCCTTTGCTACGGCACTTCATGCGAGCTTAGTTCAAAAAAAGTATCCGCACGCCGAGATCGCATTTTCATGCCCAAGACTTCGCCCCATCATAAACAACGACCGCATCAATCCACGTGATGTTGGCGAGCGCGAGCTTTTACAAGTGATCTGTGCTTATAGAATTTTTATGCCAACAGCCAGCATCACCATCTCAACCAGGGAAAAAGCGAAATTTCGCGATAACGCCGTAAAGATCGCCACAAATAAGATAAGTGCTGGCGTAAAAGTGAGCATCGGCGCTCACGGTGAAGAGAAAAAGGGTGACGAGCAGTTTGAGATAAGTGACGATAGAAGCGTGGATGAGATCAAGACTATGCTAAAAGCAAATGGCCTAGAGCCACTAATGAGCGAGTATGTCTATGTTTAA
- a CDS encoding thiazole synthase, whose translation MQSDSLILGGKEFQSRFILGSGKYSHELIDSAINEAGAQILTLALRRINESKERNILDFIPKGVTLLPNTSGARNAKEAVRIAQLARELGCGELVKIEIITDSKFLFPDNIETIKACEALANDGFVPMPYMFPDLNAARAMLSAGASCIMPLAAPIGSNQGLVFKDIIEILINELDTQIIVDAGIGRPSQACEAMEMGAAAIMANTAIASSKNIPLMARAFKEAIIAGRNAYLAGLGAKSKSANASSPLTGFLD comes from the coding sequence GTGCAAAGCGATAGTTTGATCCTTGGCGGCAAGGAGTTTCAAAGCCGCTTTATCCTTGGCTCTGGTAAGTATTCACACGAGCTAATCGACTCAGCTATAAACGAGGCTGGAGCGCAAATTTTAACCCTTGCTCTTAGGCGCATAAACGAGAGCAAAGAGCGAAATATACTTGACTTTATCCCAAAAGGCGTGACACTTTTGCCAAACACAAGTGGCGCTAGAAACGCCAAAGAGGCCGTTCGTATCGCCCAGCTCGCACGTGAGCTTGGGTGCGGGGAGCTTGTTAAGATTGAGATCATCACCGATTCTAAATTTCTCTTTCCAGACAATATTGAAACCATAAAAGCTTGCGAAGCCTTGGCAAACGACGGCTTTGTGCCAATGCCTTATATGTTTCCAGATCTAAACGCCGCAAGAGCGATGCTAAGTGCAGGAGCTAGCTGCATAATGCCTCTAGCTGCGCCCATTGGCTCAAACCAAGGGCTAGTTTTTAAAGATATTATTGAAATTTTGATAAACGAGCTTGATACGCAGATCATAGTTGATGCTGGCATAGGCAGGCCTTCACAAGCGTGCGAAGCGATGGAGATGGGAGCAGCTGCTATCATGGCAAACACAGCCATCGCCTCATCTAAAAATATCCCACTCATGGCAAGAGCCTTCAAAGAGGCTATCATCGCTGGTCGCAACGCCTACCTAGCAGGCCTTGGTGCAAAGAGCAAAAGCGCAAATGCCTCATCACCGCTCACTGGATTTTTAGACTGA
- a CDS encoding thiamine biosynthesis protein ThiF (catalyzes the adenylation of ThiS which is involved in the formation of 5-methyl-4-(beta-hydroxyethyl)thiazole phosphate) — MIEIVLNGAKFNVPAKSLSELKELALGDKESEIYKFLEKFNATEPDIFIVDGFAIKEDSELKDGSNVVFIRRGVMPEREILRAMIASRNSPELNLALSKAVIGVAGLGGLGSNIALSLARVGVKKLVLADFDVVEPSNLNRQQYFVRHIGLKKTQALKELINDVNPFVEVETHDIFLDEKNVASVFGECEILCEAFDNVAGKAMILNEAGASLKDKKIIGASGMAGYFSSNLIKTIKFAKNVYLCGDLTNEAKVGQGLMAPRVAICANHEANLAIRLLMGLEA; from the coding sequence ATGATAGAGATAGTACTAAATGGCGCAAAATTTAATGTGCCAGCAAAAAGTCTTAGCGAGCTAAAAGAGCTTGCGCTTGGCGATAAAGAGAGTGAAATTTATAAATTTTTAGAGAAATTTAATGCGACCGAGCCAGACATTTTTATCGTTGATGGCTTTGCTATAAAAGAAGATAGCGAGCTAAAAGATGGCTCAAATGTTGTATTTATAAGGCGTGGCGTGATGCCAGAGCGTGAAATTTTACGCGCGATGATCGCTTCACGAAACAGCCCTGAGCTAAATTTAGCCCTAAGTAAAGCCGTGATCGGCGTGGCTGGACTTGGTGGTCTTGGCTCAAATATCGCGCTAAGCCTTGCAAGAGTTGGCGTAAAAAAGCTAGTGCTTGCCGACTTTGACGTCGTTGAGCCAAGCAACTTAAACCGCCAGCAGTATTTCGTCCGCCACATCGGCTTAAAAAAGACGCAGGCGCTTAAAGAGCTGATAAATGACGTCAATCCCTTTGTCGAGGTAGAAACTCACGATATATTTTTAGATGAAAAAAATGTGGCTAGCGTCTTTGGCGAGTGTGAAATTTTATGCGAAGCCTTTGACAACGTCGCTGGCAAGGCGATGATACTAAACGAAGCTGGTGCTAGTCTAAAAGATAAAAAGATCATCGGCGCCTCTGGCATGGCAGGATACTTTAGCTCAAATCTCATAAAAACCATAAAATTTGCCAAAAATGTCTATCTTTGCGGCGACCTCACAAACGAAGCAAAAGTCGGTCAAGGGCTCATGGCACCGCGCGTTGCGATCTGCGCAAACCACGAGGCAAATTTAGCTATTAGACTGCTTATGGGCTTGGAGGCGTAA
- a CDS encoding thiamine biosynthesis protein ThiS yields MIKFILNSKIFELENDISVYDFLAQNGYELKFIALERDGEILPKKLWHESFMSEGKVYEIVTLVGGG; encoded by the coding sequence ATGATCAAATTTATACTAAATAGCAAAATTTTCGAGCTTGAAAACGATATAAGCGTTTATGATTTTTTAGCTCAAAATGGCTATGAGCTTAAATTTATAGCCCTTGAGCGAGATGGAGAAATTTTGCCAAAAAAGCTTTGGCATGAGAGCTTTATGAGCGAGGGCAAAGTTTATGAGATCGTCACTTTAGTTGGTGGCGGATGA
- a CDS encoding aspartate aminotransferase yields the protein MQLANRMQTLSESITIAISTKAKEMKAAGIDVISLSAGEPDFMTPKKIRETVKNALDNDSKSGKYTPVPGLPEVIEAIRAKLKRDNGLDYKANQIVTNIGAKHSLFNVFQALINPGDEVIIPSPYWVSYPEIVKFCGGVPVFIEADESTNFKITADQLKKAITPKTKVFSLNHPTNPTGAVYTKEEIAAFGEVLKGTDIIVTSDEIYEKVIYGKEFHAVASVSEDLFKRTVTINGLSKCGAMPGWRFGYIASSMDWLIAGIKKLQSQSTSNISSIVQIGAIPSLLGETDDDIENMRKEYERRRDVAVEMINAIPGLSVVKPDGAFYLFVKCKDVDSDSLRFCKKMLEEANVATVPGVGFGMEGYFRISFATDIESIKRAIERIANFVKSYKI from the coding sequence ATGCAACTAGCAAATAGAATGCAAACATTAAGCGAGTCGATCACAATCGCGATCAGCACAAAGGCCAAAGAGATGAAGGCTGCTGGTATCGATGTAATCTCGCTTTCAGCTGGTGAGCCTGACTTCATGACTCCAAAAAAGATAAGAGAAACTGTAAAAAATGCACTCGATAATGACAGCAAAAGTGGTAAATACACGCCAGTACCGGGCCTGCCAGAGGTTATAGAGGCCATTAGAGCAAAGCTAAAAAGAGATAACGGACTTGATTATAAAGCAAATCAAATTGTCACAAATATCGGCGCAAAACACTCACTTTTTAACGTATTTCAAGCACTTATCAACCCAGGCGACGAGGTCATCATCCCCTCTCCATACTGGGTGAGTTACCCTGAGATCGTTAAATTTTGTGGTGGAGTGCCTGTATTTATCGAGGCGGACGAGAGTACAAATTTTAAAATCACAGCCGATCAGCTAAAAAAAGCAATCACACCAAAAACAAAAGTCTTTTCGCTAAATCACCCGACAAATCCAACAGGTGCGGTGTATACAAAAGAGGAGATCGCGGCATTTGGCGAGGTTTTAAAGGGTACTGATATCATCGTTACAAGTGATGAAATTTATGAAAAAGTGATCTACGGCAAAGAATTTCACGCAGTGGCTTCAGTGAGCGAGGATCTTTTCAAAAGAACGGTCACGATAAACGGCCTAAGCAAGTGTGGCGCGATGCCTGGCTGGAGATTTGGCTATATCGCAAGCTCGATGGATTGGCTAATTGCTGGCATCAAAAAGCTTCAAAGCCAAAGCACAAGCAACATTAGCTCGATCGTGCAAATAGGTGCTATCCCGTCGCTTCTTGGCGAAACTGACGACGATATCGAAAACATGAGAAAAGAGTATGAGAGAAGACGCGACGTGGCAGTTGAGATGATAAACGCTATCCCTGGGCTAAGCGTAGTTAAGCCTGATGGCGCGTTTTATCTATTTGTAAAATGCAAAGATGTAGATAGCGACTCACTTAGATTTTGCAAAAAAATGCTTGAAGAGGCGAACGTAGCGACCGTGCCAGGCGTGGGCTTTGGCATGGAGGGATACTTTAGAATTTCTTTTGCAACCGACATCGAGAGCATAAAAAGAGCGATCGAGAGGATCGCAAATTTTGTAAAAAGCTACAAAATTTAA
- a CDS encoding arginine decarboxylase yields MNDFGLSIWGNSNFVIENGKVCINAASKPAIIDIVRDIRDDGYRGPLLLRFPHLIQKQIEQIHASFAKAKKEFAYKGSFNAVFPLKVNQYPGFVKNLVRLGKPYNYGLEAGSKAELLLTMAYNNEKAPITVNGFKDKELINIGFIAAEMGHNITLTIEGLNELEEIIATSKQRFKPKPKIGLRIRLHSTGSGLWAKSGGIHSKFGLTSTELIEAVKMLKKANLLENFTMIHFHIGSQISEIHPLKKALIEAGNIYAELRKMGATNLKAINLGGGLAIEYSQFKEESSRNYTLNEYANDVVYMLKTISEQKNEPQPDIFIESGRFIAASHALLVAPVLELFSQEYTEEKLNLKKNNPNLITELVDLYKSIKPSNALEYLHDAIHHTESVLTLFDLGYVDLQDRSNAEVLLKLISKKAVIMLGNKSNSSGDLAKIQKEVQERYLLNFSIFQSLPDFWGLKQNFPIMPLDRLDERPTLPASIWDITCDSDGEISYDDEKNPLLLHDVDVEKEDYFLGFFLVGAYQEVIGMKHNLFTHPTEATIELSNDGYKIVNLLESQSILDIMEDMDYDIYEIQDTLNERLEKSTLINETQKKQILGELYLFLNDNSYLKTIN; encoded by the coding sequence ATGAACGACTTTGGACTTAGCATTTGGGGTAATTCAAATTTTGTGATAGAAAATGGCAAAGTCTGTATAAACGCAGCCAGTAAGCCAGCGATCATCGATATCGTGCGTGACATCAGGGACGACGGATATAGAGGTCCGCTGCTGCTTCGCTTCCCACATCTTATCCAAAAACAGATAGAACAGATCCACGCGAGCTTTGCAAAGGCAAAGAAAGAATTTGCCTACAAAGGCAGCTTTAACGCTGTTTTCCCGCTTAAGGTCAATCAATACCCAGGCTTTGTAAAAAACCTAGTTCGCCTTGGCAAGCCCTACAACTACGGCCTAGAGGCTGGTAGCAAGGCTGAGCTGCTTCTAACGATGGCGTACAACAACGAAAAAGCACCGATAACAGTAAACGGATTTAAAGATAAAGAGCTTATTAACATAGGCTTTATCGCTGCTGAAATGGGTCACAACATCACGCTAACGATCGAGGGCTTAAACGAGCTTGAAGAGATCATCGCCACTTCAAAACAAAGGTTTAAACCAAAACCAAAGATCGGACTTCGTATAAGGCTACACTCGACAGGATCAGGCCTTTGGGCAAAAAGTGGCGGCATCCACTCGAAATTTGGCCTAACATCAACCGAACTCATAGAAGCTGTAAAGATGCTAAAAAAAGCAAATTTACTTGAAAATTTCACGATGATACACTTTCATATAGGCTCTCAAATAAGTGAGATCCATCCTCTTAAAAAGGCACTCATCGAGGCTGGCAACATCTACGCTGAGCTTAGAAAAATGGGTGCAACAAATTTAAAAGCGATAAATTTAGGTGGCGGCCTAGCTATTGAGTACTCGCAGTTTAAAGAAGAGAGCAGCAGAAACTATACCCTAAACGAATATGCAAACGACGTTGTTTACATGCTTAAAACCATAAGCGAGCAAAAAAACGAGCCCCAACCTGATATATTTATCGAGTCTGGTCGTTTCATAGCCGCTTCGCATGCGCTTTTGGTTGCCCCTGTGCTTGAGCTATTTTCTCAGGAGTACACCGAAGAGAAGCTAAATTTAAAGAAAAATAATCCAAATTTGATAACCGAGCTAGTCGATCTTTACAAGTCGATAAAGCCTTCAAATGCCCTAGAGTACCTGCACGACGCTATTCACCACACAGAGAGCGTGCTAACACTTTTTGACCTTGGGTATGTTGATCTGCAAGATAGATCAAACGCCGAGGTGCTTTTAAAGCTCATCAGTAAAAAAGCCGTCATAATGCTTGGCAACAAAAGCAACTCAAGTGGCGACCTAGCCAAAATCCAAAAAGAGGTGCAAGAGCGCTACTTACTAAATTTCTCGATCTTTCAAAGCTTACCAGACTTTTGGGGACTAAAGCAAAATTTCCCTATCATGCCGCTTGACAGACTCGATGAGCGACCTACTTTGCCAGCTTCTATCTGGGATATCACCTGCGATAGCGACGGCGAGATCAGCTATGACGATGAGAAAAACCCTCTACTTTTACACGACGTGGACGTGGAGAAGGAGGATTATTTTTTAGGATTTTTCCTAGTTGGCGCATATCAAGAGGTGATCGGAATGAAGCACAACCTCTTTACTCACCCAACGGAAGCTACAATAGAGCTTTCAAATGACGGATACAAGATCGTAAATTTACTAGAAAGTCAATCAATCCTTGATATCATGGAAGACATGGACTACGATATTTACGAGATCCAAGACACTCTAAACGAGCGCTTAGAGAAATCAACTCTGATAAACGAAACACAAAAGAAGCAAATTTTGGGCGAACTTTATCTATTTTTAAATGATAATAGCTACTTAAAAACGATTAACTAA
- a CDS encoding histidine--tRNA ligase produces MITALRGMKDMLPARAKLYARIIKTCEEVAKNYGYEQILTPHLEETALFKRSVGESSDIVGKEMYQFEDKGGNDVCLRPEGTAGVVRAFIEAKLDRANVTKRCFYHGSMFRYERPQKGRLREFHQFGCECFGEGSVYEDASIILMVSEIFYRLNIKTTLKINSLGDESSMKSYKEKLVKFLDENDNKICEDCKRRKLLNPIRVLDCKVESCQEIYKNAPVITDSLSDEAQADFSKLQEILTANGVKFEIDTKLVRGLDYYCKTAFEFISNEIGSQSAVAGGGRYDRLVEYLGGRASYGVGFAMGVERIMEILGEAEDERAGVYLCSLDAPNLDFVYALGSKLRKKYQVEISYEAKKLQKHLQNADSKKAKIFLCVGENEMKENKIWYKNLETKNEKTVNLDELEKELG; encoded by the coding sequence ATGATAACGGCACTTCGTGGCATGAAAGATATGCTTCCAGCTCGTGCAAAACTTTACGCACGGATAATCAAAACCTGCGAGGAAGTCGCAAAAAACTACGGATATGAGCAAATTTTGACCCCGCACCTCGAAGAGACGGCGCTTTTTAAAAGAAGTGTCGGCGAGAGCAGTGACATCGTGGGCAAAGAGATGTATCAGTTTGAAGACAAAGGCGGCAACGACGTTTGCTTGCGTCCTGAAGGCACAGCTGGCGTGGTTAGAGCCTTTATCGAGGCAAAACTTGACAGGGCAAATGTGACGAAACGCTGCTTTTATCATGGCTCGATGTTTCGCTACGAACGCCCACAAAAAGGTCGCTTAAGAGAGTTTCACCAGTTTGGCTGCGAGTGCTTTGGCGAAGGCAGTGTTTACGAGGATGCGAGCATTATTTTGATGGTGAGCGAAATTTTTTACAGGCTAAATATAAAAACAACCCTAAAGATAAACTCCCTTGGCGACGAGAGCTCGATGAAGTCTTACAAAGAAAAGCTCGTCAAATTTTTAGATGAAAACGACAATAAAATTTGCGAAGACTGCAAAAGACGTAAGCTCTTAAACCCTATCCGCGTGCTTGACTGCAAGGTAGAAAGCTGCCAAGAAATTTATAAAAACGCTCCAGTCATCACTGATAGTCTAAGCGATGAGGCACAGGCTGATTTTTCAAAACTGCAAGAAATTTTAACGGCAAATGGCGTTAAATTTGAGATAGATACCAAACTCGTTCGTGGGCTAGATTACTACTGCAAGACGGCGTTTGAGTTTATCAGCAACGAGATCGGCTCTCAAAGCGCGGTCGCAGGTGGTGGCAGATACGATAGACTCGTTGAGTATCTTGGCGGCAGGGCAAGTTATGGCGTTGGCTTTGCGATGGGTGTTGAGAGGATAATGGAAATTTTAGGAGAAGCTGAGGATGAGCGAGCTGGAGTTTATCTTTGCTCGCTTGATGCGCCAAATTTAGACTTTGTCTATGCCCTTGGTTCGAAGCTTCGCAAAAAATATCAGGTTGAAATTTCATATGAAGCCAAAAAACTTCAAAAACATCTGCAAAATGCCGACTCAAAAAAGGCGAAAATTTTCCTTTGTGTGGGCGAAAACGAGATGAAAGAGAATAAAATTTGGTATAAAAATTTAGAAACAAAAAACGAAAAAACAGTAAATTTAGATGAGCTTGAAAAGGAGCTGGGATGA
- a CDS encoding dTMP kinase, with the protein MYVLFEGIDGVGKSTQIEILASKFSDAIVTKEPGGTQLGENLREILLSSSIKIGKRAEILLFLADRAEHFEKLVAPNLNRLILSDRGFISGIAYALANDENLDENVLLELNKFALNDKFADKIIFFEASAELISSRLKNRGTSDKIEARGLEYLLKVQSLMKQILIKNGFETLFIDASKSIELISKEIENFINFK; encoded by the coding sequence ATGTATGTTTTGTTTGAAGGCATTGACGGCGTTGGCAAGAGCACGCAGATAGAAATTTTAGCTTCTAAATTTAGTGATGCCATCGTCACAAAAGAGCCAGGCGGCACGCAGCTTGGTGAAAATTTACGAGAAATTTTACTAAGCTCAAGCATAAAAATAGGCAAAAGGGCTGAAATTTTACTTTTTTTAGCTGACAGGGCTGAGCATTTTGAAAAGCTAGTCGCTCCAAATTTAAATAGGCTCATTTTAAGCGACAGAGGCTTTATCTCTGGCATCGCCTACGCTTTGGCAAATGATGAAAACTTAGATGAAAACGTTCTTTTAGAGCTTAATAAATTTGCACTAAATGATAAATTTGCAGACAAGATCATCTTTTTTGAAGCAAGTGCTGAGCTAATAAGCTCGCGCCTAAAGAATAGAGGTACAAGCGATAAGATCGAGGCTCGCGGACTAGAGTATCTTTTAAAAGTGCAAAGCCTGATGAAACAAATTCTTATTAAAAATGGCTTTGAAACGCTTTTTATAGACGCATCTAAAAGCATAGAGCTAATTTCAAAAGAGATAGAAAATTTTATAAATTTTAAGTAA
- a CDS encoding pantetheine-phosphate adenylyltransferase, translating into MKKSCIYPGTFDPITNGHLDVIIRATKIFDKVIVAVAKSDSKQPMFAHEKRIEMAKEAVCELKNVNVLGFDNLLVDFAKSHGINTVIRGLRAVSDFEYELQIGYANAALWDEFETVYLMPSLNNAFISSSIVRSVLRHDGDVSNLVPAKILKNLKA; encoded by the coding sequence TTGAAAAAATCTTGCATCTATCCAGGAACATTTGACCCCATAACAAACGGCCATTTAGACGTCATCATAAGAGCTACAAAAATTTTTGACAAGGTAATCGTCGCAGTTGCAAAAAGTGACAGCAAACAGCCAATGTTCGCACATGAAAAGCGCATAGAGATGGCAAAAGAGGCAGTTTGCGAGCTAAAAAATGTAAACGTTCTTGGCTTTGATAACTTGCTTGTTGATTTTGCTAAATCGCACGGCATAAACACCGTCATCAGGGGGCTTCGTGCGGTTAGTGACTTTGAGTATGAGCTACAAATCGGCTACGCAAACGCTGCACTCTGGGACGAATTTGAGACGGTTTATCTTATGCCAAGCTTAAATAACGCCTTTATCTCAAGCTCGATCGTCCGCTCAGTCTTGCGACACGACGGCGATGTGAGCAACCTAGTGCCAGCAAAAATTCTAAAAAATTTAAAGGCCTAA
- a CDS encoding 3-octaprenyl-4-hydroxybenzoate carboxy-lyase has product MKKIVFAATGASGAGLFLKLVKAAKDSCEAHVIVSKNAMKVLEAEENLKPNLDDLGVKIYDDQDLSAGPASGSFDTSAMIIAPCSTNTLAKIANGISDTLITRAASVALKERQRLVLGVREMPFSTITLSQMQLLSSLGAIIAPPVLGYYADIKSLDDMENFIIGKWLDALKIENNLYKRWQI; this is encoded by the coding sequence ATGAAAAAGATAGTATTTGCAGCCACTGGAGCAAGCGGGGCTGGACTCTTTTTAAAGCTTGTCAAGGCTGCCAAAGATAGTTGCGAGGCGCATGTCATAGTTAGTAAAAATGCCATGAAGGTTTTGGAAGCTGAGGAGAATTTAAAGCCAAATTTAGATGATCTTGGCGTAAAAATTTATGATGATCAAGACCTTAGCGCTGGTCCTGCTTCAGGCTCATTTGACACATCAGCGATGATTATAGCGCCCTGCTCTACCAACACGCTAGCAAAAATTGCAAACGGCATAAGCGACACTCTCATCACAAGAGCCGCAAGTGTCGCACTAAAAGAGAGACAAAGGCTGGTTTTGGGCGTTAGAGAGATGCCGTTTTCCACTATCACACTTTCTCAGATGCAGCTTCTCTCATCTCTTGGAGCTATCATCGCACCGCCAGTTTTGGGCTACTACGCAGACATAAAAAGCCTTGATGATATGGAAAATTTTATCATCGGCAAGTGGCTTGATGCCTTAAAAATCGAAAATAATCTTTACAAAAGGTGGCAAATTTGA
- a CDS encoding molybdopterin molybdenumtransferase MoeA, which yields MLLNDALDALKSKFKLKTDSEILPISMALGKTLANDVVAVKDLPCFDNSALDGFAVKFEDKDKPYKIVASAFAGDKEQLSIGKNECVKIMTGAKMPNGADTIIKIEDCVVDGNFIKAPNNLKKGDGHRFKGEEVKIGEILLKSGDVLNTRGIIMLAAQGISFINVKKQPSIGIYSSGNEIIEPWQRASEDEIYNANAFGIAALLRYIGQDSSYLGIIKDELSAVKQAFLNTTNYDIVICSGGASAGEADYMKIALSELGYNEIFSHIDIRPGKPCKAYEKDGKLIFVLPGNPMAAYVCMMMLVLPLLKEDCFVMQNATNAQNLKVKSGRINAIFGNIENDKFIATNGGKYGSGMIDHILKSTFMFLTSPDQSEILQNSEISLIKLP from the coding sequence ATGCTGCTAAATGACGCATTAGATGCGCTTAAATCTAAATTCAAATTAAAAACAGATAGTGAAATTTTACCTATCAGCATGGCTCTTGGTAAAACATTGGCAAATGATGTAGTGGCAGTAAAAGATCTGCCATGTTTTGATAACTCTGCGCTTGATGGCTTTGCTGTGAAATTTGAAGATAAAGATAAGCCATATAAAATAGTTGCAAGTGCCTTTGCAGGCGATAAAGAGCAGCTAAGCATTGGCAAAAATGAGTGCGTTAAGATAATGACTGGTGCGAAGATGCCAAATGGTGCAGATACTATCATAAAGATTGAAGATTGTGTTGTTGATGGAAATTTTATAAAAGCACCAAATAATCTTAAAAAAGGTGATGGGCATCGCTTTAAAGGCGAAGAGGTAAAGATTGGTGAAATTTTGCTAAAAAGTGGCGATGTTTTAAACACTAGAGGCATAATAATGTTAGCAGCACAGGGCATAAGTTTTATAAATGTAAAAAAACAGCCTAGCATTGGAATTTATTCAAGTGGAAACGAGATTATCGAGCCTTGGCAAAGAGCAAGCGAGGATGAAATTTACAATGCAAATGCCTTTGGCATCGCTGCACTTTTAAGGTACATTGGGCAAGATAGCTCATATCTTGGCATCATAAAAGATGAGCTAAGTGCTGTCAAACAGGCATTTCTAAATACCACAAACTACGACATAGTTATCTGTTCTGGCGGAGCAAGCGCTGGTGAGGCTGACTATATGAAAATAGCTCTAAGTGAGCTTGGATACAATGAAATTTTTTCACATATTGATATAAGACCTGGCAAACCTTGCAAGGCTTATGAAAAAGATGGCAAACTTATTTTTGTCCTTCCTGGAAATCCAATGGCAGCTTATGTTTGCATGATGATGCTTGTTTTGCCTCTTTTAAAAGAGGATTGCTTTGTGATGCAAAATGCTACAAATGCACAAAATTTAAAGGTAAAATCAGGCAGGATCAATGCCATTTTTGGAAATATTGAAAATGATAAATTTATAGCAACAAATGGTGGAAAATACGGCTCTGGCATGATAGATCATATTTTAAAAAGCACTTTTATGTTTTTAACTAGCCCAGATCAAAGCGAAATTTTGCAAAATAGTGAAATTTCTCTTATAAAACTCCCATAA